The genomic region ATATTCTTTTTCGCCTTCTGCAGCGAGCAAGGCTTTTGAAGCGAGTTCCGATGCGTACTGTGAAATTTCCGCTTTTTGAACGGTCGTAGCCGCCGTTTGTAAAATTCTTTTTGCTTTTTCTTTTTTTTGAGTGCGGATCGCAAAAAGTTCCTGCGCGGACTTTATTATCTCTTTAGCCTGATCTTCGTTTACGCCAAGAAGTTCCGTAATTTGCGCGGGTTTTACCGTATGAAAATTTTCAATAGTCGTAAATTCCTTTAAAAGGATGCCGGCTCTCGTTTTGCCTACATGCGGAAGTTCGCTGAAAATGCTTACGGTATTTTCTTTTGTGCGGAGCCTTTGATTCCTGCTCGTGGCAAATCTGTGCGTCTCGTCGCGTATGCGCTGCAAAAGCCGCAATGCGTCGCTGTGTTTGGGCAAAGACATCGGGACGCTTTCTCCCGGGCGGTAAATTTCTTCGTCGCGCTTTGCAAGTCCCGCAATGGGAATGTCAAGGTTAAGGGCTGCAAGAACTCCTTTTACGGCGTTCACCTGTCCGATTCCTCCGTCTATCAATATGAGATCGGGAAGATCAGATTGTTCGTTTACAAGACGCGTATAACGCCTTGTAGCGGCTTCCCGCATTGAAGCAAAATCATCTATAACGCCGTCGGTTGTCTTAAGCCTGAAATACCTGTAATTTTTTTTGTCGGGGTTTCCGTTATAAAAACTTATAAGGCTTGCCACAGGAAATTTTCCGCCTATGTGAGCAATATCAAAACCTTCTATGCGAACGGGCAGATGTTCCAGACCTAAGACGGCTTTTAGTTCTTCAAGGGCGGGTATGTCGCCGCGTTCGCGCAGCCTTCTTATCGTGTCTTCATGGGCGTTTTCAAAGGCCATATTCATGGCGGCCTTGTGCCTGCTTGCGTTTTCCATATTGTCTTCAATGGGAATTATGTTCACATCGGCGTCGAGAGTTTCTTTTATGCGGCGTGAAATGAATTGCAGAGCGTTGCTCGTCGGTACGAAAATATTAGGAGGAACGTCGCTTTTTTGAGTGTAATACGCATTTATAAATTCAGGGATAAGATCTTCGTCTTCATTCAAACTTGCAGTTCTGTAATTGTCGCGGCCTAAGAGTTTTCCTCCGCGCATTTTGAGGACGGTAAAACACACTAGCTCTCCTTCCCTATAGAAAGCTACGTAATCGCGGTCTTCCGTTCCAAAGTCTTCGACTATGTTTTGATTTTGCATTACGGCAAAGGCTTTAAGTCCGTCGCGAAGTCTAGCGGCTTTTTCAAATTGAAGATTTTTTGCGGCCTTTTTCATTTCCTCCGTGAGTTTATCGCGATGTTCTTTATCATTTCTTTCAAGAAGGCCTGAAATTTCGCCGAAAAATTCATTATAGGACTCTTTTGAAATTTTTGAGCAGCACGGCGCCTTGCATTGTCCTATGTGGTAATACATGCAGGGATTTTGGCGTTTTTTTAAGACCTTGCAGTGTCTTATGGGATAAAGCTTGTAAAGGGTGTCTATAAAGGTGTCAAGAGCGCCCACGTCGGGGAACGGACCGAAATATGTTGAACCGTCATGCTGTATATACCGTGTTTTAAACAGACGCGGGAATTCTTCGTTGGTAATCCTAAGAACGGGGTAGGATTTTCCGTCTTTTAGATCTATATTATACCGCGGTTTATGCGTTTTTATGAGATTGTTTTCAAGAAGAAAAGCTTCATATTCGTTTGCCGTTGTAATATACTCAATAGTTTGAGAGCGGGAAATGAGTAAACGCGTTTTAATATCCTTGCGTCCTGAAAAATATGACGAAAGTCGGTTTTTGAGGTTTTTTGCCTTGCCGACATAAATGACGGTTCCCTCAGGGTTCCGCCAAAGATAAACTCCGCTGGAGGAAGGGGCTTGCAATGCGGTTTGATGTAATTGTTGATATACCGTATTTGCGCTCATAATATTCACTATGAAAAAAATACTGATTTTGGTAAGCGTTTGTCCAGTGTTTTTGGTATATAATCTTTTTGCAGTTCCAAAAACGTTGACTCTAGGCGGAAAGGAAGGCTGGGGCAGCATTCAAAAGGCGGACGGCGTTGTTGAAGGCAAAGGAAGATTCGGTTATTCAAGCATAGAACTTTCGCGCAATTCGCCTCCCGTTTCGGATTTTACGGATCTGTTTCTTGACTTTGAAAATGCTGCTATGACCGATTCCGTCGGAAATTATGAAATCTCTGCAAACGATCTTGTTCTTACGGATAATTGTATCATGGGCAAACGGGCGGCGTTAAGCCGCGGTACGGGGAAAGGAATGCTCTTATCGGGTAAAAGAGGAACCATGTTCGGCGGGGCGGGAAGAATAGGCTCTTTTTCCATAGAGTTTTGGATCGCTCCGTCTATCGCCGAAAACGGCGAGCGGCTTTTTTCGTGGCGATCTTCCAGAACCGTAGCAGGTTATCCGATATACCAGACTATTACGGCGACGTTTTTTAACAATCGGCTTGAATGGAAATTTTCGAATGTGTTTGAAGGATACTCGAAAAACGACGGCGAAGCTGTAATTTCCGGAAAAAAAATAATAATTCCGGACGTTTGGTCTTATCATAAAATCAGTTACGACGAAGAATTCGGATTGCTTGAATACAGGGTTGACGGCATAACGGAAGACTTAAAGTATATTACTTCCACGGGGCGCGAAGGAGGCGATACTTATCGCATGATTCTGGGAGTGCCTGCCGACATATCGCTGTGCCCGCAGTATACGGGGCGTATGGATGATTTTCGCATAGTAAAAGCGCTGCCGGGGGAAATCTCCGATGATGCAAAAGAAGATTTTGTTACCGTACGCGATATGTATAAGATCGACGGCGGCCGTTTTGAAACGGAACCGATGCGCGTGCAGCAGGGGTCGGTTCTTACCTCGGTGGAAGCGATTGCGGACGTTCCGCCTCAGACGGAAGTTCAGCTTTATGTGCGCGGCGGCGAAAACAAATTCGGCTGGACGGATTCTTATCCTCAGTGGATCCATGTTGAAAGCGGCAAAGCCGTTTCAGGGATAAAGGGCGGATTTTTTCAGCTTGCGGTACAGCTGTATCCTGACGGCGGCGGGCGTACTACACCGTCGGTTACACAGGTGATTTTAAACTACGATGAAATCTCGCCTCCGCTGCCTCCTCTTTTTGTTCAGGCTGAAGCTGGCGACGGTTCGGTTACCTTAAGTTGGGACCATTCCGCTGATGACAGTGCGGGCGGATATTATGTATATTATGGGGAACGCCCCGGTGAGTATTTGGGACGGTATGCGCTTGAAGGCGCTTCTCCTATAAATACGGGAAAATCCACAAGCCTTACACTTACGGGACTTAAAAACGGTGTTATCTATTATTTTGCCGTATCGTCGTGGTCGGCTTATGATGACAGGATAAACGGGATGCTTTCAAAGGAAGTTTTTGCCCGTCCGAAAAAACAATGAACGAGCAGGAGCGCATATGTCAAATACTGAAGTTATCCTTAAAAGAGCCGATGACGCGACTACGGCTCGAGATTTTTCTCTTGCAATAAGACTGTATAAATCTCTGCTTTCAAAAAAGCCCGACAGCAAAATCCTCATGTTTAAGCTGGGCTCTACATATGTCAAAAGCGGAAACGATGAAAAGGCGCTGCCTTATTATCAAAAGATCATAGCAATCGATCCCAATAATTTTAACGCTTTGGTAGATCTCGGCGGTATTTACCGGCGCATGAAAAGGTTTGAAGATTCGCTTTCGGTTTTGCAAAAAGCCGAAAAAATCAACAAGTCGGATCCGCAGATAAACTACAACTTCGGTTTTACATATAAATTTATGGGCGAGTATGAAAAAGCTTTAAGCTGTTTTCGTGCTGCAATAGAAGAAAATCCCAACGATGTTCTTGCCTATAACCATATGGGCGTGATATACGCGCTTCGTAACGATCACGTCGCTGCAGTCAGTATATATCGCCGCGGTCTTAAGATCGATCCGAATCATCCTGTTTTGAATTTAAATTTGGCGGAAAGCTTTGAAGCTTTAAAACAAAACGATAACGCCGCTGCGGCATACAAGGCGGCGTTGCGGGCGCGGCCTGGCTGGCAGGAAGCCATTGAAAAATATGCGAAACTTCTTTTGCGCACAAAACACAGAAAGACTACGGAACGCATGTTAAGCCAAACCCTTGATTTTGATTCGAAGAATGTGAATTTGCACATACTTATGGGACGTTGTCTTTCCTCCCAAAGCGATTACCGTGCGGCCTTGGATTCATATAACAAAGCTCTTGAAATTGACGCCGGATCAAAAAAAGCCGTTTTGGGAGCAGCCTTGATGAATGAAAAACTCGGCGTTAAGGCGCGTTCGGTTGAGCTTATGCAACAGCTTGAATCCGCCGAACCGGACGATATTGACATTAAGGAAAAATACGCTCATGTGCTTTTGAGTTCGGAACATTTTGAAGCCGCGTTGAAAAGGATAAATACTGTTTTAAAAACATCTCCTCAGAGATTACAAGCGCTTAATTTGCTCGGACAGTATTATCTGTGTGTAGGAAACGACGGTAAAGCGGAAGAGACATACGCCGAAATCGAATCCGTAAATCCTTCGTATGCCGATTATTTAAAGGATGCTTCTCTTCGCTGCCAACAGATCGGCAATACAACAAAGGCCAAGCGCTATATAGATAGATATCTTAAGATAAAGCCTACGGAACCGTCGGGACTTTTGATCGCTGCAACCATTTCAGAAATTTCCGATGCGGCGTCAACGGCTTTAGCCTGTTATCATAAGGTTTTAAAATATGACAGATACAATGCCATAGCTCTTGAAGCCGTAAAACGGCTCGGCGAAAAAGTGACGGAAGAAAATCTTAGAAAGGCGGAAGAGGAAAAAGAAATGGAAGAGATCGATTTTGAAGATGATATTCCCGCCGTTTCAATGGACATAGACGAATCGCTTTTTGAAAATTCTCATAAAGACAAAAACGGCAATGATTTTGAATCCGAGGAATTTGATTTTGACGCGTGGGGCAACGAACATCCTGTTATTGCGAAAGACGAAGGTCTCGAGTTTGCGGATGACGAAGACATTGAAGACGACGATGAAAAGCCCATAGGCTTGAATAGTTTGATAGATGACGGCGGCCCTGTTGAACCCGACAGGAAACCGCAAAGAAGAAGCGGGCCGTTTGACGAACCTGCCGACGGAAGAGGCGGATTTGAAATGGAAGATATCGAAGACGACGACATATTGGGTTTGGGAGAACAGTCAAAACCCCGGTCGCTTCCCGAAAGGACGCCCGACAGGACTCCTTCTCAGAGAGCGCCCGAAAAACCTGCAAGCTCTGACGATTGGGAAGAAGACTTAGGCGGTTTTACAGATGACGATTATAAAGAAGACGATACCGGCGATAAAAAAGCCGATTTCGGCACGGATTCAGACGCTAAAGGATCCGAAGATTTTGACAGTCTTGCAAAGGAGGCCTCCGAAGAAGCGATAAAGGCCGCTGCAGAAGCAAAAAAATCGGCTGAAGAAGCGCAGGAAGCTGCACAGGCCGCGCAGGAAGCGGCGGAGAGTGTAAAAAA from Treponema parvum harbors:
- the uvrC gene encoding excinuclease ABC subunit UvrC — its product is MSANTVYQQLHQTALQAPSSSGVYLWRNPEGTVIYVGKAKNLKNRLSSYFSGRKDIKTRLLISRSQTIEYITTANEYEAFLLENNLIKTHKPRYNIDLKDGKSYPVLRITNEEFPRLFKTRYIQHDGSTYFGPFPDVGALDTFIDTLYKLYPIRHCKVLKKRQNPCMYYHIGQCKAPCCSKISKESYNEFFGEISGLLERNDKEHRDKLTEEMKKAAKNLQFEKAARLRDGLKAFAVMQNQNIVEDFGTEDRDYVAFYREGELVCFTVLKMRGGKLLGRDNYRTASLNEDEDLIPEFINAYYTQKSDVPPNIFVPTSNALQFISRRIKETLDADVNIIPIEDNMENASRHKAAMNMAFENAHEDTIRRLRERGDIPALEELKAVLGLEHLPVRIEGFDIAHIGGKFPVASLISFYNGNPDKKNYRYFRLKTTDGVIDDFASMREAATRRYTRLVNEQSDLPDLILIDGGIGQVNAVKGVLAALNLDIPIAGLAKRDEEIYRPGESVPMSLPKHSDALRLLQRIRDETHRFATSRNQRLRTKENTVSIFSELPHVGKTRAGILLKEFTTIENFHTVKPAQITELLGVNEDQAKEIIKSAQELFAIRTQKKEKAKRILQTAATTVQKAEISQYASELASKALLAAEGEKEYSHED
- a CDS encoding tetratricopeptide repeat protein, yielding MSNTEVILKRADDATTARDFSLAIRLYKSLLSKKPDSKILMFKLGSTYVKSGNDEKALPYYQKIIAIDPNNFNALVDLGGIYRRMKRFEDSLSVLQKAEKINKSDPQINYNFGFTYKFMGEYEKALSCFRAAIEENPNDVLAYNHMGVIYALRNDHVAAVSIYRRGLKIDPNHPVLNLNLAESFEALKQNDNAAAAYKAALRARPGWQEAIEKYAKLLLRTKHRKTTERMLSQTLDFDSKNVNLHILMGRCLSSQSDYRAALDSYNKALEIDAGSKKAVLGAALMNEKLGVKARSVELMQQLESAEPDDIDIKEKYAHVLLSSEHFEAALKRINTVLKTSPQRLQALNLLGQYYLCVGNDGKAEETYAEIESVNPSYADYLKDASLRCQQIGNTTKAKRYIDRYLKIKPTEPSGLLIAATISEISDAASTALACYHKVLKYDRYNAIALEAVKRLGEKVTEENLRKAEEEKEMEEIDFEDDIPAVSMDIDESLFENSHKDKNGNDFESEEFDFDAWGNEHPVIAKDEGLEFADDEDIEDDDEKPIGLNSLIDDGGPVEPDRKPQRRSGPFDEPADGRGGFEMEDIEDDDILGLGEQSKPRSLPERTPDRTPSQRAPEKPASSDDWEEDLGGFTDDDYKEDDTGDKKADFGTDSDAKGSEDFDSLAKEASEEAIKAAAEAKKSAEEAQEAAQAAQEAAESVKNAQDEDVPAELKEAYDGSDYDEPLAKNVELPVEDEEVLGDEDAETLSEDESAVFDEDFDIENAETLADDDEVLSDEKDIGADDTEIADETTDEDMEFIPPEDLIADDEEPSDAGIIYDETEKAVGGYDEEHEEGDDVLSADEPADEDAELSAVPEEDADVLEDDLSPAEDDLEDIPGDFTEDSGMDETAENKTELLKLFQRLQMLSSCLPPEKKSVFMESMDRIRMDYVVSKLEGRHGLLATAQEIRGSDPTLEQSTEEAHDPELSGAGLTSAVLDIMSEMSDELTDKTLTAALNTILKEAKENLKDAAE
- a CDS encoding fibronectin type III domain-containing protein, giving the protein MKKILILVSVCPVFLVYNLFAVPKTLTLGGKEGWGSIQKADGVVEGKGRFGYSSIELSRNSPPVSDFTDLFLDFENAAMTDSVGNYEISANDLVLTDNCIMGKRAALSRGTGKGMLLSGKRGTMFGGAGRIGSFSIEFWIAPSIAENGERLFSWRSSRTVAGYPIYQTITATFFNNRLEWKFSNVFEGYSKNDGEAVISGKKIIIPDVWSYHKISYDEEFGLLEYRVDGITEDLKYITSTGREGGDTYRMILGVPADISLCPQYTGRMDDFRIVKALPGEISDDAKEDFVTVRDMYKIDGGRFETEPMRVQQGSVLTSVEAIADVPPQTEVQLYVRGGENKFGWTDSYPQWIHVESGKAVSGIKGGFFQLAVQLYPDGGGRTTPSVTQVILNYDEISPPLPPLFVQAEAGDGSVTLSWDHSADDSAGGYYVYYGERPGEYLGRYALEGASPINTGKSTSLTLTGLKNGVIYYFAVSSWSAYDDRINGMLSKEVFARPKKQ